A genomic region of Mesorhizobium sp. NZP2077 contains the following coding sequences:
- a CDS encoding cytochrome C oxidase subunit IV family protein encodes MSDIRKLTIAYSGLLALLGLTVGSSFLDLGGLNSALNLVIAAGKAAIIAVLFMQLTGEGILPRLAVAATGLWLAVLFGLTLIGR; translated from the coding sequence ATGAGCGACATTCGCAAGCTCACCATCGCCTATTCCGGACTCCTGGCCTTGCTGGGTCTGACGGTCGGCTCATCATTCCTCGACCTTGGTGGTTTGAACTCCGCGCTCAACTTGGTGATCGCTGCTGGCAAGGCCGCGATTATCGCCGTTCTGTTCATGCAACTGACCGGTGAGGGCATCTTGCCGCGGCTGGCGGTTGCGGCGACAGGCTTGTGGTTGGCCGTTCTGTTCGGACTGACGTTGATCGGACGATGA
- a CDS encoding site-specific integrase has translation MPSLTDGAIRRAIKQVEKSGKQADLADGEGRGTGRLVLVLKAMPTRVTAEWMAQQWSDGKRTKKKIGSYPSTSLAGARELFQRDFANLIQKGRSIKIATDTRPGTVGDLFEAYVENLRENGKSSWKEAEKGLNKVADTLGRNRLAREIEPDEVANVIRPIYERGARVMADHVRSYVRSAYSWGMKSEHDYRNSSPRRFRLAYNPAAGIPTEPKNVGTRWLDEDEYVRLYRWLECPDTPVHPPYPRAIRILMLTGQRVEEIARLHVDQWDAAEEIIDWSKTKNSRPHAIPVPALAAELINSLKPNKFGWFFPSANDPSVPVSHNTLYSFIWRQRERGVIPVVTNRDLRRTWKTLAGKAGVTKEIRDRIQNHALHDVSSKNYDRWNYMPEKRAGMKKWDKFITALLTKGQNRKAA, from the coding sequence ATGCCCAGCCTCACTGACGGAGCCATTCGGCGAGCAATCAAACAGGTCGAGAAGTCAGGCAAGCAGGCGGACCTCGCCGATGGCGAAGGTCGCGGCACGGGTCGGCTGGTGCTGGTTTTGAAGGCCATGCCGACGCGAGTGACAGCAGAGTGGATGGCCCAGCAGTGGAGCGACGGCAAACGGACGAAAAAGAAGATCGGTTCCTATCCATCGACCTCTCTGGCTGGAGCGCGCGAACTCTTCCAGCGCGACTTCGCCAATCTCATCCAGAAAGGCCGAAGCATCAAGATCGCCACGGATACCCGGCCCGGGACCGTCGGCGATCTCTTCGAGGCCTATGTCGAGAACCTCAGGGAGAACGGCAAGTCCTCCTGGAAGGAAGCCGAGAAGGGACTAAACAAGGTTGCCGACACACTCGGGCGCAATCGGCTAGCGCGCGAGATCGAACCCGATGAAGTGGCCAACGTCATCCGCCCTATCTACGAGCGCGGTGCCCGGGTCATGGCGGATCACGTCCGAAGCTATGTCCGTTCCGCCTACAGCTGGGGCATGAAGTCCGAGCATGACTATCGGAACAGTTCCCCTCGCCGCTTCCGGCTTGCCTATAATCCGGCGGCGGGCATCCCGACCGAACCAAAGAATGTCGGCACCCGCTGGCTGGATGAGGACGAATATGTGCGGCTCTATCGCTGGCTCGAATGCCCCGACACTCCCGTGCATCCGCCGTACCCCCGCGCCATCCGCATCCTCATGCTGACTGGACAACGTGTCGAGGAGATTGCCCGACTGCACGTCGATCAGTGGGATGCCGCCGAAGAAATCATCGACTGGTCGAAGACGAAGAACAGCCGGCCGCACGCGATACCCGTTCCCGCGCTGGCCGCCGAGTTGATCAATTCCCTCAAGCCGAACAAATTTGGGTGGTTCTTTCCATCAGCGAACGACCCGTCCGTACCGGTCAGCCACAACACCCTATACAGCTTCATCTGGAGGCAGCGCGAGCGTGGCGTTATCCCGGTGGTGACCAATCGGGATTTGCGGCGAACTTGGAAGACACTCGCCGGCAAAGCCGGGGTGACGAAGGAAATCCGCGACCGCATCCAGAACCATGCCCTGCATGATGTCAGCTCGAAGAATTACGACAGATGGAACTACATGCCGGAAAAGCGCGCCGGCATGAAGAAGTGGGACAAGTTCATCACCGCGTTGCTTACCAAGGGGCAGAACCGCAAAGCCGCCTGA
- the map gene encoding type I methionyl aminopeptidase — protein sequence MVTYLDAATAPLRNTGQIRLYGEDGFAGMRKACDLTARCLDELVPMVAPGVTTDTIDRFVFEFGMDHGALPATLNYRGYTKSSCTSINHVVCHGIPDNKPLKDGDIVNIDVTYILDGWHGDSSRMYPVGTIKRAAERLLEVTHECLMRGIAAVRPGARTGAIGAAIQTFAEAERCSVVRDFCGHGVGQLFHDAPNILHYGSANEGVEMRPGMIFTIEPMINLGRPHVKVLSDGWTAVTRDRSLSAQYEHTIGVTDTGCEIFTLSPNNLDRPGLPA from the coding sequence ATGGTCACCTATCTCGACGCCGCGACGGCCCCTCTTCGAAACACCGGCCAGATCCGCCTCTATGGCGAGGACGGTTTTGCCGGCATGCGCAAGGCATGCGACCTTACCGCGCGTTGCCTGGACGAGTTGGTGCCGATGGTTGCGCCCGGCGTCACCACGGACACTATCGACCGTTTCGTCTTCGAGTTCGGCATGGATCACGGCGCACTGCCGGCGACGCTCAACTATCGCGGCTACACGAAATCGTCCTGCACCTCGATCAACCACGTCGTCTGTCACGGCATTCCCGACAACAAGCCGCTGAAGGATGGCGATATCGTCAACATCGACGTCACCTACATCCTCGATGGCTGGCACGGCGATTCCTCGCGCATGTATCCGGTCGGCACGATCAAGCGCGCGGCCGAGCGGCTGCTAGAGGTCACCCATGAATGCCTGATGCGCGGCATCGCGGCCGTCAGGCCGGGTGCCCGCACCGGCGCCATTGGCGCCGCCATCCAGACTTTTGCGGAGGCGGAACGCTGCTCGGTGGTGCGTGATTTCTGCGGCCACGGCGTCGGCCAGCTCTTCCACGACGCTCCGAATATCCTGCACTATGGCAGCGCCAATGAAGGCGTCGAGATGCGGCCAGGCATGATCTTCACCATCGAGCCGATGATCAACCTCGGCCGACCGCATGTGAAAGTGCTGTCGGATGGCTGGACGGCGGTGACGCGCGACCGTTCGCTGTCGGCGCAGTACGAGCACACGATCGGCGTGACCGACACCGGCTGCGAGATTTTCACGCTCTCGCCCAACAACCTCGACCGTCCCGGCCTGCCGGCCTAG
- a CDS encoding DUF982 domain-containing protein, which yields MDRLQFEVPVRIAQGPGLPVEEIYSVEQALDFLQDWPARRQGPVYQRAFNACFGATVDVVKTEDACRAFMAFCRVTGLMASDMMAPRKRGSEARALQA from the coding sequence ATGGACAGATTGCAATTCGAGGTGCCGGTGCGCATTGCGCAAGGCCCCGGCTTGCCCGTCGAGGAGATTTACAGCGTCGAGCAGGCGCTGGATTTTCTCCAGGACTGGCCGGCACGCCGGCAGGGACCGGTGTATCAAAGAGCCTTCAATGCCTGCTTTGGCGCCACGGTGGACGTGGTCAAGACCGAGGATGCCTGCCGCGCGTTCATGGCGTTCTGCCGTGTCACCGGACTGATGGCCAGCGACATGATGGCGCCGCGCAAGCGTGGCAGCGAGGCGAGGGCGCTGCAGGCCTGA
- a CDS encoding DUF6074 family protein, translated as MSPEKVRAFPIDRQLFLVREVAAKLDHLHGEPAASFWRAKAAELLDLVVGSGRDRATASEEVRRFFLAVQRELSSGLTAEAVPVLSA; from the coding sequence ATGTCCCCAGAAAAAGTTCGTGCATTCCCAATCGACCGTCAGCTATTCCTGGTCAGAGAAGTTGCAGCCAAGCTCGACCATCTGCATGGCGAACCCGCAGCCTCGTTCTGGAGGGCTAAAGCAGCCGAGTTGCTTGACCTCGTTGTCGGGTCAGGAAGAGACAGAGCAACAGCCAGTGAAGAAGTACGCAGGTTTTTCCTGGCCGTACAAAGAGAGCTTTCGAGTGGACTGACGGCCGAGGCGGTTCCAGTTCTTTCTGCCTGA